From the genome of Bacteroides sp.:
ATTTATATCGATGACTTCCGCTTTGTAAAACAAGACCCGGTTTCATTCCCCACGACGCTGTTTGAGAGCTTTGAGGATTACGAAGACTTTACAACCGACCTTTTCCCCTGGATCACGGTCGATGTGCAGGAAGTCATCACCTGGAACCCGGCCGGATTTACTTTCCCGGGAGCAGGTACAGCCTATGCCTTTAAGGTAATGAACCCTGCCCTGACCGAGGGTCCTATCATCGACAACCATCCTGCCTTTGAGGGCGATAAGTATTTAATTGCCATGCAATCGCAAATCATCGGCGATGATAAATGGTTAATTTCTCCGCAAATAATAGCCACCCAAGGCAGCCTGCTGAAGTTCCAGGCCAAGTCCATCTCAGACCAATGGGGATTGGAGCGCTTCCGGGTATTGGTGATGGTGGATGACAACCCGGTGTTCTCTTTTGACCCGGATGCCTTCGAATTAATTTCCGAAGGCGACTTCCTGGAGGCCCCGCTCGACTGGACACAGTTCTCGTTCTTCCTGGGAGATTACGCAGACCAGGTCATCCGTTTTGCCATCCAATATGTCTCCAACGATAGCTATATGTTTATGCTCGACCAGGTGGAGGTAGTCATGGAAGCCGCTGTGATCGCAAGCATTACCCCAGTGGACGATGTTTCGGTTTCTTATGGGACCAGCGAAGCGGTCGTCCTGAGCGAATTGCAACCCAGCACCACCATCCTTGATTCATTCGGGAATTCACATTTGGTGGGCCTTGACTGGAGCATTGAAGCCTATGATGCTTTCGCACCGGGCAACTTTACAGCCACAGGGACCTTCTCGCTACCGGATGGGGTTAGCCAGTCTGATCCCGAAACCCCCTTGCTGGTAAACGCCATGGTAACGGTCAGAAAACCCTACCTTGTGAGCATTCAACCTGTTGATCCGCTGGAGGTTGCTTACGCAACCGAACTGGCTGAAGTCCTTTCCTTGCTGCCCCAAACAACGGTTCTCATTTCCAGTTATGAAGGTCTGACCTTTACCGTAAACCTTGAATGGTCCGTTGAAGATTACGATGCCTTCACAGCGGGAAATTATACCGCCACAGGCACCTTCGACCTCCCGGAAGAACTTGACCAGTCAAATCCTCCCCTGGAACTGAAGGTTACCACAGTAGTCACGGTACAGCCTGATGACACCTCGGTCCCTGAAATTGGTCTGGATGGGTTGAAAGTATTCCCAAATCCCGCTCAAGGAGAGCTTAACGTGGAAGCACAGGGCATCATAAAACAGCTGCAGTTATTCAGCCTCGATGGCAGGATAATCCTGACCAAAGAGCCTTTACAGAATCAATACAAACTCAGCTTATCAGGCCTGGAACAGGGCATTTACCTTTTAAGAATCAATACCCAAAAGGGATGGGATCATACCCTGATCCAGATTATTCAGTAAACCCAAAGCTGGCCTACGGACTTGTTGGACGTACGCCGCTTTTTCCTTAACTTTACAGAAACCCGAAATTTTTTACAAACCAAAAACCAAGCGTATGAAAACAAAGTTTACCATTCTGTCATGGGTGTTACTGTCCTTTGCTTTGACAGGTTTTTCGGCTGCATTTGCCGGAGCACCCAAGGAGGATAATCCAAACTTCCGCTACATTGATGACTTTGAATTAGGAGTTGACTTATGGTGGTTGCCTGAAGGAAGCGGAAGCACCATTGGGGTCATCCTAGAAGTGGATGGTGTGCCAACAACTTTCCGTGAAGCTGAAACCGAGATTGTAAATCCGGCTACGGCAAGCACTGGTTCGATGAAACTGGCTTATCTTTGGGACACCGAGATTGCTTACGAACCCGGGGCCATCCGCCACCTGATCCGGCAACACATGCCTGCCGGTAACGCCAATGTACCTGAAAGACAATTTTTACCGGACCAGGCCATTGAAGTGTTTGTATATGGCGATGGTTCAGGAAACAAATTCCGCATGATGACCCGGGAAACCGGCAACAACCAGCTGGAAGGATCACAATGGTTTGTCATTGACTGGGTGGGCTGGAAACGCATCACCTGGCGCCTATCGGAAGACCCTGTCATCGGTTGGGTCAATGGCGATGGTCAATGGACCGGCAATCCTATTTATTTCGACAGCTTTCAGATCACATGGAGCGGACAGGCAGCAGGCGAAACTGGTGACCTCTATTTTGACGACCTGCGTATTGTCGATCCGTTCATGGTGAATTTTAACGTAGATGACGGCAGTGCAAACCCCATCACCGACGCAATGGTTTCCATCAATGGCATGGATTATGAGGCCGGGCTTTATGACTTCGAACTCTTCCCGGGCGAATACCAGTATTTTGTTCAAAAAGAAGACTTCCTGACTTCTAGCGGCACCTTTACCGTTGATGATGCTGACCTGTCATTGGATGTCTCTTTGGCAGCAGGTACGGATTCCGAATTCCTGGTCACCTTTACCGTGCTCGACACCGAAGGAGAACTGATCACCGATGCCGTTGTGAGTATTGATGGGGTTAGTATGCCTGCCGGCGATTATACCTTCAATGCCACCCCGGGGTTTTATGATTATTTGGTTACCCGTTCGGGATACTATCCCACAGAGGGCTATTTTTCGGTGGTTGACGGCAATGTTTTTGTCAACATTGAATTAGTTCAGGATCCAGCAATCTTTAACAACATTTTTCTTTCCTGGGATGTGGCAGCCACGGCAGAAGAAGCCCAATACCGCGCTGAACACTACAGCGTTTGGGTAGCCCCAATGCCCGAAGAAGGTGGCGATTACACTTTCAACATGGAGGACTTTTCCATGGTTTATGAGGAAACCCTTGACACGGAAACCCCTGCATGGGAATACCAGAACCGCTCCATAGAAATTTCAGGCTTCAACGATTCAAGCATCCGCGTTGCTTTCCGTCACCACGACGTTACAGGCATGGAGCGTCTTGTCATTGACAATGTTGAGATCGTGGCCTTGCGTACAGGTGACTCCCCTGCTGTTATCCTCACTGAAGATTTCTCGGGTGGTGTGGTCGATCCCCTTGACCCCATGTGGCTGCCCGAAGGCTGGATGGCCATTGACGTGGACGAGGATGGCCGCAACTGGTATTTTTCCGTTCTGGAGACCGATGGTTACCTGGCAAGCCGTTCGCGCCTGGCCAACAACGACCCCCTGACCCCCGATAACTGGCTTGTCACTGCCGAGGTGACCCTGCCCGTGGTGATCTTCTATAACATCACCTTTGAGATCACGGACCAGGATGGCAATGATGTGGAAGGGGCTACCATTATCATCAATGGCGAAACCCTTGAGGCTGGCGTTTACACCTATGCGGCTCCCAACGGCACCTATGCCTATAGCATCGAAAAAGCCGGATACCAGGGAACCAGCGGGGAAGTGACTGTTGACGGGGCAGACATTACCGTCCCGGCCACCATCATCCAGGAACGCTATGAAGTGGTCTTTAACCTGGATGCCCGCTATGCCCCCGGCTTTGAACCCGGCACTGGCACCTATTACATCACTGGTTCATTCCCCGGAATCAACTGGGCAGAACCCGGCACCATGGAAGACGAACAATTAATGGACGCTACGGATAATGTTTACATATTTACCCTCACAAAAGAGCTTCCTGCTGGTTCCTTTGAATACAAGTATTTCAGCGGCCCCTCCTGGGATGACGGCGAATGGGCAGGCGGTGATAATCGCATGCTGGAAGTTACAGGTCCCATGGAAGTCAATGACTGGTTCGGCTATATGACCGATCCAACGACTGTGCCTTTGGTGGAAGAGATCTCTCTGAATGTCTACCCCAATCCAGCCAAAGACCAGCTGAACATTGTTTCCAATGAAATGATCCGTGAGATCCGTGTGATCGATATGCTTGGCCAGATCGTTTACACCTCTTCCGTTCAGGATGAGCGCCACATATTGAATGTTAACCATTTCCGCACTGGCATTTACTTCGTTCACGTATTGACGCCCATCGGCATTCACACCCGCAAGGTTCAGGTCATTAAATAATGACTTAATACGGAAAACAAAAAAGCCCCCGAAAGAGGGCTTTTTTTTTTGCGTATTACTTAAAGTTTAATCCAGGGATGGTAGTTGGGCTTCAATTTTCTCCCGGTCTTCTTCCATCCAGGAAGGCAGCTTCAGGTTTTGACCAAGCGTCTCTGGAGTTTCGTCAATCAGGAATCCGGGGCCCTTGGTGGCAATCTCAAATAATATTCCGCCGGGCTCACGGAAATATATCGAATGGAAATACTGACGGTCCTGCACCGGGCTGACCTGAATGCCTGCTTTTGCGATTCGATCCCTGAGGGCTTTCTGGGCTTCAAGGTCAGGGGTGGAAAAAGCTACATGGTGAACGGTGCCAATACCGCCTTTGTGAAGAGGCAGAGAAGGGCGCGATACCAGATCAACATAATGACCCGGGCGGTTCTCCCCAGCGTACAGGCGGATACGGTCGTTTTCTTCCCTAAGCCGATGGTGGTCCAATACATTGATCATAAAGAAAGCAGTCTTATCGGCAATGCTGCAGGTTAGTTCTATGTGGCTGAACCCCTTGATGGCATCTTCTGCCCGTATCCCAGGGGTCTCGACACCCTGTCGGGGGTCGTTTGGGCTGGCCACCAGTTCCAGTTCCATTCCATCAAGGTCATACAGTGTAAAATAACTCTCGTCGAAGCGATGAAAGGGCCCCCGGAAGTCGACCTGGTATTCCTTAAGGCGTTTTTTCCAGAAATCGAGCGAGTCAGCTCCCACCGAAAACCCGGTAACGTTGGCCGAGCCAACACCTGCCTGACCCCGGGGCATCCCCATAAAAGGGAAAAATGTGATTACGGAGCCTGGGCTACCCGTTGCATCCCCAAAATAAAAATGCCAGGTATCAGGGCTGTCGTAGTTTATGGTCTTCTTCACGAAGCGCAAACCCAGGATTTCCGTATAAAATCTTATGTTCTTCCGGATATTTCCTGTCATTGCTGTTACATGATGTAATCCTTCGATCATAACTTTATTAAATATTAAGGTTATTTAAAAACAATTGAGCGCGTGCAATTTCTTCTTCGATCAGTGTATGTCCTGATTGATGCCAGAATATTTCCACCTCTGCACCGGCCTGAACCAGCAAGTCGGCCAGGGCTGAAGTGTTTTCGGCAGGGACGATGGGATCGTTTTCACCTGCCGTCAGCAACACTTGTGAATGCTGAAGGAGCGGAAAGTCGCTGGGAATAAAGGGCACCATGGCATGCATCAGGATGGCATGTTTCAGCACGTTCTCACCCGAAAGCATCAGGCTGGCAGCAATATTGGCTCCATTGGAATAACCAAGGGCAATGACTTTACGGGGGTTGAACCCGTAATGTGTCCCAGCATGCCTGATAAAAGTGGCCAGGTCGCGCGTACGCTTCTCCAGATCTTTCTGATCAAAGACCCCTTCAGAGAGCCGCCTGAAAAAACGCGGCATGCCATTCTCAAGCACCTGTCCCCGCGGACTCAGGTAATTAAACGCCTGGCCAAAATGATCTGCAAGCCCCATTAAGTTGTTTTCATCCCCTCCTGTCCCGTGAAGCAACAACAAGGTGTAAGCCTTCTCAACAGAAGCCCTTGCAGGGACAAAACGGTGGATATGTTCAGAGGTATTCATCTATCAATGCATTGGAACTTACCAACATAAACCGAAAAATTGCCTGAAAGTTCAACGCCGGCGCCGCATAAAGGGCAACCGCTTCCAGGCATCCCCGTATCCATAAAGGAATACTTTGACGGCCGACAAAAGAATGAGGGGCAGAAAAGCGGGATGGAATCCCTGGGGCAACAACGGCCAGAAAAGTAGCAGGAACAAGTTCAGGAAAAACACCACCTTAAAGTAATACCTGGGGATGCCTATGGGGTATATCATATTCCCCTTGAAAATAAAGTACAAATGGGTAGGCAATGCCCAGAGCAGGTTCAGGTTGGCGTTTGTAGCCGTATGATCAGAAAGAAACCAAAGAAACAGGATGACGAGTCCCACCAGGCCAAGAATGGTAAAAAAGATTTTGTCGAAAACCCTTGCAATACGAACTTTCAGCAGAGACAGAATCCCTAGCAAGAAAACCATCCAGGCTGCCACCAAAGGGGTAAGCCAGTGACTCTTCCCTGGGCTAAAGGTTTGTTCCAGCACCAGGGCATATTGCTCAATAAGGGGCCTGCCATTGGCATGACGGGCCTGAGAAAATGCAAGAAACATCTCATCGGGGAGGAACATATAATGCCAGGGGGTGGCCTCGCGGTCAGAAGGCAGCCCCAGCACCAGGTCTACGCCGAAAAGTGCCCAGGGTTTATTCACCAGGAAGGGCTTGAGCATGTCGCGAAACGACCGGCTGTATTCAGGCACCGGGTCTTCACCCCAGTCGGGCTCCAGCTGATTTTCAACAATGTCGCGAATACGCGTGGCGCAGTTGTCGTAGAAAAAGTCGTAAAGGTAATATTCGTTGCCGGGCTGGCGGTTTACCTGCAGGAAGTCATATATCCGGCGGGTTTCTTCCTGGCTGAGGTTCAGGATCTGCTCAGAGATGCCCCGGCCTTCGTAGCGGTATTCCAGTAAAAAATACTCATGGGGCACTACAGATAGTTTGTAGAACAGTTTCCCCCGGAGAAATTTCAGGTAGAAATTTGGGGTGTCGAAGTCAAAGGTGCCGTAATTATAAACCTCGTCCAGTCCCGTTTCGGGATCACGAACGCGCAAGGCACTGTGACCAAAGACCGAATACAGCTCATCGCCGGGGGTGGCCGTCAGCAGGGAGATGCGAGCACTGGGCGACAATTCACCCTGGGCAGCAGACAATAAAACCGGCGAGAAAAGCAGGCCAACTAGCAACAAAAGAGATATCTTCTTCATCGAACAGAGTTTATGCAAAATTACTGGTTTAATATACACCCTGCTCCACTACCTTGGTAAAAAAATGTTAATTCCCCGCAATGCGCTCCAAATGGGAAAAGGAAAAGCCCTTGTCTGGAGCAGTCTTCCCTTGAAAGCCAGCGCAAAAGCCCTGGTTGAATTTTTTTCAAAACAGGCAGTATTGAATAAAACAATTATGTTTATCTTTGCACCCTGAATTTTAGCCCGTTGTATTATCCTATATAATTCCGCCAGAGTTTATCAACAATAAATTGTTAATAAATTTGCCGGAACCGAAAAATTATCTTAGTTTTGCACCCCCTTTTGAAGGGGATGTTTGTGTTTAAAAAAATCAGGTACAGCAAATTAAGCCACACAAATGAACACTTTAAGTTACAAAACCATATCTGCCAACAAGGAGACCGCCAACAAGGAATGGGTTCTTGTGGATGCAGAAAACCAGATACTTGGCCGTTTGGCCTCCAAGGTTGCCAAAATCATCCGGGGGAAACATAAGGTCAACTTCACCCCGCATGCCGATTGCGGCGATCATGTAATCGTCATTAATGCTGATAAAATCCAGCTCAGCGGGTCAAAATGGGATCAGAAGGAATATGTCAGACATACCGGATATCCCGGCGGACAACGTTTTACCAGCGCCAAGCAGATGCTGGTAAAGAAACCTGAGGCCATCATCGAAAAAGCGGTGAAGGGCATGCTTCCCAAGAACCGATTGGGACGGGCCATTTTTGGAAACCTTTATGTTTATGCCGGCAGCGAACATCCGCACCAGGCGCAGCAACCCCAGCAAATCAACCTTAACACAATCAAGTAACAATGGAAATAATCAACACCTCTGGAAGAAGGAAAACCGCTGTTGCCCGCATTTACATGAAACCCGGCAACGGTCAGATCACTGTCAACAACAAGGACTACAAAGAATATTTCCCGACTGGTATCCTGCAGTACGTTGTAAACCAGCCTTTCGCAATTACCAGCAATGAAGGCAAATACGATGTTAACGTAAACCTCGATGGAGGGGGCTTTAAAGGTCAGGCCGAAGCCCTCCGGCTGGCTATCTCAAAAGCACTGGTGGAGATTAACGCTGAATATCGTCCCCCGCTGAAAGAAAAAGGCCTGCTTCGCCGTGACCCACGCATGGTTGAGCGTAAAAAGCCCGGCCAGAAGAAAGCCAGGAAGAGATTCCAGTTCAGTAAACGTTAATCATTTTTTTCCGACAATTTACCTTACATCATGGCAAGAACCAATTATAATGAATTATTAGACGCTGGTGTGCATTTCGGCCACTTAAGAAGGAAATGGAACCCCAACATGGCTCCTTATATCTTCATGGAACGCAATGGCATCCACATCATTGACCTCAATAAAACCATTGCCAAAATCGATGAGGCGGCTGCCGCAATGAAGCAAATCGCCAAATCGGGCAAAAAAATCCTTTTTGTCGCTACCAAAAAACAGGCAAAAGATGTGGTAGCCAACCTGGTCAAGCAGGTAAACATGCCTTATGTGACTGAACGCTGGCCCGGCGGGATGCTGACCAACTTTGCCACCATCCGCAAGGCCGTAAAGAAAATGGCCACCATCGACAAGATGGCTACCGATGGCACCTTCGACAATATGTCGAAACGCGAACGCCTGCAGGTAACCCGCGAAAGGGCAAAGCTTGAGAAGCAGCTGGGCAGTATCTCTGACCTGAACCGATTACCGGCCGCCGTTTTTGTGGTCGACATCTGCAAAGAGCATATTGCCATTGCCGAAGCACGCAAACTCAACATCCCCACTTTCGCCATTGTCGATACCAATGCCAACCCCAACGAGATCGACTTCCCGATCCCGGCCAACGACGACGCCTCCAAGTCCATCCATATCATCGTAAAACTGATGATTGAAGCAATTCAGGAAGGCCTTGAAGAACGCAAACTCGAGAAAGACAAAGCCGTCGAGGAAGAGGAAGATATGGATGTGGACGTGGATATGGAAGGTGAAGGCAAAGGTGCTGAAGCCATTGAAGAAGACGAGGAAGAAGTAGCGCTTCGCAAAGCCAGAGCTGCCAAGAAGGCCAAGTTAGATACTGAAGAAGAAGAGGAAAAAGCACCCAAGGCACCCAAAGGCGCTCCCCTGAAGAAACCTCAGGCAAAAAGACCAAGATTGTAATCATTTATTTAAAAGAATAGACCATTATGGCAAACATAACAGCTGCAGAAGTAAATAAACTGCGCCAACAAACCGGAGCAGGCATGATGGACTGCAAAAAAGCCCTGGTAGAATCCGATGGCGATTTTGAAAAAGCCATCGAAATCCTTCGCAAGAAGGGGCAAAAAGTAGCCAGCAGCCGTGCTGACCGCGAAGCCAACGAAGGTGTTGTGCTGGCCAAAGTCAATGCCGATGCCACCCAGGCCGCCATCATCATGCTGAATTGTGAAACCGACTTCGTGGCCAAAAACCAGGAAATCATTGATTTCACCCGCAGCATTCTCGACCTAGGCATCGAAAAAAACTGCCAAAACCTTGAAGAAGTTAAGGCAGCCGACATGAACGGCCGCAGCGTGGAAGCCAACTTGACCGACCTCATTGGCAAAACCGGTGAGAAACTGAATCTTTCGCATTTCGACGTGATCAGTGGTGCCAAGGCTTTTGCCTACATACATCCCGGCAACCGCGTGGCTTCAATCGCCGCCCTGAACAAAGCCGATGTCAATGACATTGACCAGCTTGGTAAGGATGTTGTGATGCAGATCGCCGCTATGTCTCCTGTTGCCATCGACAAGGATGACGTTGACCCGAAGATCATTGAGAAAGAGATCGAGATCGGTAAAGATCAGGCACGTCAGGAAGGCAAACCTGAAGAACTGGTTGAAAAAATCGCTTTGGGAAAACTCAACAAGTTCTATAAGGAAAGCACCCTGCTGAACCAGGAGTTCATCAAGGAAAGCAAAAAGACCGTTCGTCAGATGCTCGAAGATGCTGACAAGAATCTGACCGTTGTAGCATTCAAACGCCTGGCACTGGGACAGTAATCCCCGCCAGAAGAATTTTTCAAAAGCCGCCCCGGACAAACAACTTCGGTGCGGCTTTTCTTATTTCCCTCCATTTCTGCTTCCCCCAGGCCCAAAGGGTTTTGTTCTCCTTGTATGGCCACTGCCTGAAGAAGGCTAAATTTCATTTGCCGTTTTGACTTGTTCCCTGCCCTGTCCCGGAACCGGGAAATTTCCAGCTTATATCATTTACCTATTTTAACCGTATCATAAACGTATCATAAACGTTTTAAAACGTTTATGATACGTTTTAAGTCAGATGCTGAAAAGAGCAAAAAAAGGACCAGGCAAAACTCATCGCTTCTGTTAAAAAGCCAAGGACCTTATTGCGGTTGAAAGGAAAGCGTGCAATTTTCCCTTAGGGCGATGGGGGTCCTGAAGTCCAACACGGTTTTTATGGCCCCGGAATCAGGCGACATTCAAAAAAATCACTTAAACTTGCAAAAATTAATAATCCAACGAAAACCATGCCTCAGTATAAAAGGATATTGCTCAAGCTCAGCGGCGAGTCGCTGGCAGGGCCTGGAGGGCAGGGGATTGATCCTGCCATGTTAAATGTTTACGCCGAAGAAATCAAAGACCTGACCAGGCAAGGCATAGAAGTAGGCGTGGTGCTTGGCGGAGGAAATATCTTCAGGGGTCTGCAGGGCAGCGGTAAGGGTGTTGACCGGGTTCAGGGCGATTATATGGGGATGTTGGCCACGGTGATCAACAGCATGGCCCTGCAGTCGGCACTCGAAGCCATGGACGTCCCGGCCACGGTACTTTCGGGGATGCCTGTTGAGCCGGTGGCTAAAAAGATGAACCGCCGAGATGCCATGGCCTTGCTTAAAGCGGGCCAGGTGGTGATCATGGCCGGAGGTACAGGCAATCCGTTTTTCACCACTGACTCGGCCGCAGCACTCAGGGCAGTCGAAATCAGAGCGGATGTCCTCCTGAAGGGGACACGTGTTGACGGGGTCTATACCGCTGATCCGGAAAAGGATGCTAAGGCCAGGAAATATGATACGCTGACCTTTGAACAGGCTTACCGCGAAAACCTGCGCATCATGGACCTGACGGCCTTTACCCTTTGCCAGGAAAACGACCTGCCCATCATCGTTTTCAACATAAACCAGAAAGGCATATTGCACGAGCTGCTGGTGGAAGGTAAGCCCGCCGGGACGCTCGTTTCAAATTAATTCTTATTTTTGCAGGGAACCAACAGCAACTTCCCCAAATAAACAACGGTGTCATGAACGAAGAAATTGAATTTTTACAAGAGGCTGCAGAAGAGGGTATGGAAAAAGCCATTGGCCACCTGGAACGTGAGTTGTCGAAGCTGCGTGCCGGAAAAGCCAACCCTCAAATGCTTGATAGCGTCAAGGTGGACTATTATGGCACCCTGACCAAGCTTTCGCAAGTATCGAACATCAACACCCCTGATCCGCGTCAGATCGTCATCCAGCCCTGGGAAAAGAACATGCTGGCCCCCATTGAAAAGGCCATCATGGCTGCCAACCTGGGTTTCAACCCCCAGAACGACGGCACCCTGATCCGGGTTGTTGTTCCGCCCCTGACCGAGGAAAGGCGTCGCGACCTGGTGAAGAAAGCCAAGACCGAAGCCGAGAACACCAAGGTAGGAATTCGCAGCGCCCGCCGCGAAGCCATTGATGCCGCCAAAAAGCTGGAAAAAGAGGGAACTCCTGAAGACATGGTGAAGAAGTTTGAAGCGGATATCCAGGAGCTGACCAACAAATACATTGCCAAGGTAGATCAGCTGGTGGAAGCCAAGGAGACCGACATCATGACCATTTAAAGTGTCATTGGCCGCAGTTGCTGCAGATGCCAATTTCCTTACGCTGCCTCATCACTTTTTCCCTGAATGCATTCATTGAAGGCGAAGACCAAGGGTCTCCGCCTTTAATATTACCCATAGGATGCTGTGGGACTTTGTCATAGCAACAGGGCACAAGCAGGCCATCGGAGGTATAAACTGCGTGGCTCCAGAGGCGGAAGCAGGGGCTGTTCCTGCCCTTTGTTCGAAAACCATGCGGTTTGCCTGAATTTTTATAGCGGTTAAACCGCTGATTTTCGGGCAAAAACTTCTCAGCCCCGGATTCCTCATAAACCTGCATGGTTTTCAGTTCAACTACGTCAGCCCCCTGCTTGCGGGAAAAGGCTAACAATTCGGGGATTTGTCCTTCATTCTTGCGGTTTACCAAAAACTGGGCAACGATCAGGGGCTTCCGGGCGTTCATCTCATTTCTTACACGGGACATAACGGCAATGCCATCGACTACTTTCTGCCAGTTACCCCCTACCCGGTAAAAAGCATAGGTGTCCTGATCGAGCCCATCGAGGGAAATGATGAGCCGATCGAGCCCGGCAGAAACAACTGCCCGGCAATGGTCGTCAGTAAGGAAATGCCCGTTAGTCGACACACTGGTGTAGTAGCCCAGGCCCGAGGCTTTGCTGATCAGTTGCGGCAGGGCGGGATTCAGAAAGGGTTCGCCCTGGAAATAGAGGTTGGTGTAAAAACTATGCTTGCGATGATGTTTCAGAATTTCATTAAACAGGGTGGGGTCCATTTGTTTATTGCTGCGGTTTGTTTTCCCCTGCCCTACCATACACTCGGGACAGCGCAGGTTGCAAACCGAAGCTACTTCTGCCGAAACGGCGAAAG
Proteins encoded in this window:
- the frr gene encoding ribosome recycling factor; protein product: MNEEIEFLQEAAEEGMEKAIGHLERELSKLRAGKANPQMLDSVKVDYYGTLTKLSQVSNINTPDPRQIVIQPWEKNMLAPIEKAIMAANLGFNPQNDGTLIRVVVPPLTEERRRDLVKKAKTEAENTKVGIRSARREAIDAAKKLEKEGTPEDMVKKFEADIQELTNKYIAKVDQLVEAKETDIMTI
- a CDS encoding radical SAM protein; translated protein: MFFADLLRLTGRLTPRRILNLGLIYAGLWLSKLSGKVRVFGRPFAVSAEVASVCNLRCPECMVGQGKTNRSNKQMDPTLFNEILKHHRKHSFYTNLYFQGEPFLNPALPQLISKASGLGYYTSVSTNGHFLTDDHCRAVVSAGLDRLIISLDGLDQDTYAFYRVGGNWQKVVDGIAVMSRVRNEMNARKPLIVAQFLVNRKNEGQIPELLAFSRKQGADVVELKTMQVYEESGAEKFLPENQRFNRYKNSGKPHGFRTKGRNSPCFRLWSHAVYTSDGLLVPCCYDKVPQHPMGNIKGGDPWSSPSMNAFREKVMRQRKEIGICSNCGQ